Genomic window (Corynebacterium simulans):
AAGAAGGAACAAACGTGCCACGCGAAGTTGAGCATCTATCCGTTTCCATCAAGGAACACACTGCCATGCTCCCCAATTCTTTTACCCAGGGCCTCGAAGTTGATCCCGCGGGCAAGCTGTTGGTGGGAACTGGCCTATACGGGCAATCCCGGTTACTGCGCCTGCAACCCGGCGCGAAGGAACCCGAGCAGGAAGTGTCACTGCCTCCTTCTTTGTTCGGTGAGGGCATCACACAAACCCAGGATGCGATTTGGCAGTTGACGTGGAAGGCGGGCGAGGCCATCAAGCGGGATCCCGTAACCCTCGAAGAGACCGGCCGCGCTCGCTATGAGGGCGAGGGCTGGGGATTGTGTGCCGCGGGCGAGGATAAATCTGAGCTCATCATGTCTGATGGAAGCAACGAGCTGCGACATCTTGATGCCCAAACTTTCGAAGAGACTGCACCACGGACCCCCGTTACCTTGGAGGGCCAGGCGGTAGAAGAGATTAATGAGTTGGAATGCGTGGACGGCCAGGTCTTTGCGAATGTGTGGATGAGCGAGGATATTTTGCGCATTGATCCCACAAGCGG
Coding sequences:
- a CDS encoding glutaminyl-peptide cyclotransferase, whose product is MGSSKSSLALTSTAVLSALSAIGLLAGCSSSEGDSPAQEGTNVPREVEHLSVSIKEHTAMLPNSFTQGLEVDPAGKLLVGTGLYGQSRLLRLQPGAKEPEQEVSLPPSLFGEGITQTQDAIWQLTWKAGEAIKRDPVTLEETGRARYEGEGWGLCAAGEDKSELIMSDGSNELRHLDAQTFEETAPRTPVTLEGQAVEEINELECVDGQVFANVWMSEDILRIDPTSGEVTAVIDAAGLNKSGPQTQNDVLNGIAHIPGTEEFWITGKRWVDLYRVTFE